The proteins below are encoded in one region of Sulfolobus islandicus Y.N.15.51:
- a CDS encoding IS1-like element ISC796 family transposase, which produces MGRKPVFRQDVSCPSCGSHHVVKCGRPLGRQKFLCRDCGKYFLGDASYHHHSRKLREEALRMYANGMSMRAISRVLNVPLGTVFTWIKRYGRKKHEKLVELWGRAKELVKGKVVAKVVDEMWTYLYKNARAFYKWVFTCYVYTKLGVYLIYSVGDRDESTFLEVKKYLPDEGRWVSDDYNLYFWLKDHTVVSPVNPNESFHSSLRDRLIRFKRATKAVNRSIRTMMYSIALVLWERRLIPEFVA; this is translated from the coding sequence ATGGGTAGGAAGCCTGTATTTAGGCAAGACGTTTCTTGTCCCTCTTGTGGTAGTCATCATGTTGTTAAGTGTGGTAGGCCTTTGGGTAGGCAGAAGTTTTTGTGTAGGGATTGTGGTAAGTACTTCTTGGGTGATGCTAGTTATCATCATCATTCTAGGAAGTTGAGGGAGGAGGCTTTGAGAATGTATGCTAATGGTATGAGTATGAGGGCTATTTCTAGGGTGCTTAACGTACCTCTTGGTACTGTTTTCACTTGGATTAAGCGTTATGGTAGGAAAAAGCATGAGAAGTTGGTTGAGTTGTGGGGTAGGGCTAAGGAGCTGGTCAAGGGTAAGGTTGTTGCTAAGGTTGTTGATGAGATGTGGACTTACTTGTACAAGAATGCTAGGGCTTTTTACAAGTGGGTTTTCACTTGTTACGTGTACACGAAGCTGGGAGTTTACCTCATTTACTCTGTGGGGGATAGGGATGAGAGTACTTTCCTTGAGGTCAAAAAGTATTTGCCTGACGAGGGTAGATGGGTGAGCGATGATTATAACTTGTACTTCTGGTTGAAAGACCACACGGTTGTCTCGCCAGTTAACCCGAACGAGTCCTTTCATTCCTCATTAAGGGATAGGCTAATTAGATTCAAGAGAGCAACGAAGGCAGTAAATAGGAGCATTCGCACCATGATGTACTCCATAGCCCTAGTCTTATGGGAGAGAAGGTTAATCCCAGAATTTGTAGCTTAA
- a CDS encoding vitamin K epoxide reductase family protein has translation MIILKGNKIDYLFLLFGLLGLSTMIYSYLSFSLDVISRNSCTINSVISCSSMENSIYSTFLGIKLYYYGMAYFSAIIVLSLLVVKGTVKNIIGYVISLLSIIASIISVYLIYTEIFLLGHICIVCTLAHVSIFSVLILSVIKFKV, from the coding sequence GTGATTATCTTGAAAGGTAACAAAATCGATTATCTATTTCTCCTCTTTGGTCTCTTAGGACTAAGCACAATGATCTACTCTTACCTATCCTTTAGCTTAGACGTGATAAGTAGGAACAGTTGTACCATAAATTCCGTGATAAGTTGCTCATCAATGGAAAACAGCATATACTCAACGTTTCTAGGGATAAAATTGTACTACTACGGAATGGCCTACTTTTCAGCCATAATAGTACTCTCATTACTTGTCGTAAAGGGGACAGTAAAGAACATAATTGGTTACGTAATTTCCCTACTGAGTATTATAGCCTCCATCATATCGGTTTATTTAATATATACTGAAATATTCTTGTTAGGACACATATGTATAGTATGTACTTTAGCACATGTCTCAATTTTCAGCGTTCTAATCCTCTCCGTGATTAAGTTCAAGGTATGA
- a CDS encoding PIN domain-containing protein yields MTTFKSVHLALIPQLEERLSKIGDVEVMNEVKKLKSALPNNVVLVTMDKNLASNISLNLKTITLESYE; encoded by the coding sequence ATGACTACTTTCAAAAGCGTTCACTTAGCCCTAATACCGCAACTTGAGGAGAGATTGAGTAAAATTGGAGACGTTGAAGTAATGAATGAAGTTAAAAAGCTTAAGTCGGCCCTACCAAATAACGTAGTTCTAGTTACAATGGATAAAAACCTGGCTTCAAACATTTCGTTAAACTTGAAAACAATAACGCTAGAGAGTTACGAATAA
- a CDS encoding DUF973 family protein yields MESSIQALKNIKTGSLYYFLAIIIALVTEVVILRENSLANSFFVLIFELVAYGILLIGFSRMRTGFFQLSKTINTYIGTTGVNIFIIGIVALLFGAILPILIYIGGSLVFIGDVMIGYTIYKIGQRFQVNTEKIAGILIMISITSFIGYIISYFASDEVMRKMLQAPREEKLLIVPSDKSIGYGILKSNGDANVVVYSKESSEIISAQIMGYNFQALQINPKTVMAGENRIYIKFALSGVTFVPGNIYNLEILLANSEKLLASLVYEL; encoded by the coding sequence ATGGAATCAAGTATTCAAGCTTTAAAAAACATCAAAACAGGTTCACTATATTACTTTTTAGCAATAATTATAGCTTTGGTAACAGAAGTAGTTATATTGAGAGAAAACTCACTGGCTAATAGCTTTTTCGTCTTAATATTTGAGTTAGTCGCATATGGCATATTGCTAATAGGATTTTCAAGAATGAGAACTGGATTTTTCCAGTTATCGAAAACGATAAATACATACATAGGCACAACTGGAGTTAACATATTTATTATCGGCATAGTAGCATTGCTATTCGGTGCTATTTTACCGATTTTAATTTATATAGGAGGTTCCCTAGTATTTATAGGTGACGTAATGATAGGGTATACTATATATAAGATAGGACAGAGATTTCAAGTAAATACAGAGAAAATTGCAGGAATTCTGATAATGATATCTATAACCTCTTTCATAGGTTACATAATTTCCTACTTTGCTTCTGATGAAGTTATGAGAAAAATGCTTCAAGCCCCTAGGGAAGAAAAGCTACTAATAGTTCCTAGCGACAAGAGTATAGGTTACGGAATTTTAAAAAGCAACGGAGATGCAAACGTAGTCGTTTATTCTAAAGAGTCCTCTGAAATAATCTCAGCCCAAATTATGGGCTACAATTTTCAAGCATTACAAATCAATCCCAAAACAGTTATGGCGGGAGAAAATAGAATATATATAAAATTTGCTCTATCTGGAGTAACGTTTGTTCCGGGAAATATTTATAATTTAGAGATATTACTTGCTAATAGTGAAAAATTATTAGCCTCCTTAGTTTATGAGTTATAA
- a CDS encoding C2H2-type zinc finger protein, whose amino-acid sequence MGIIGPYVCPLCLMPFNSSVSLKQHIRYTEHAKTCPICKKKFRNTDSTLDHVCKKHNISALVR is encoded by the coding sequence GTGGGAATTATAGGCCCTTACGTCTGTCCCCTCTGTCTCATGCCCTTTAATTCCTCAGTTAGTCTGAAACAACACATCAGATATACTGAGCATGCAAAGACTTGTCCCATATGCAAAAAGAAGTTTAGAAACACTGATTCAACCCTAGACCATGTTTGCAAAAAACATAATATATCTGCGTTAGTTAGGTGA